In the genome of Methanobrevibacter sp., the window AACATGAGGAAAATCAGAAACAGGACTGCACCTCCGGCAATGGCCCAGTATGTCAGGGCCTCAGTCATGAGAACGTTCGGGTCATTCTTGTCGGTGACGACACCCTTGTTGTTTATATCAACCAGCTTCGGGTCATAGATTTCATTTTTCATGTTCGGATTCTTTTCGATGCTTTTGAAATATTCCAGCCTGAGCTTTTCCTTTTCTTCGGCTGTGAGTTCAGTTTCAGACTTGTTTTTTTCGTTGAACGCTTTGGTCATGTGCTTTGTGACTTCCTGGTTGGAATTTGGGAGGTTCTGGATTTCTTCAGGACTTAAAGCTTCTGCTTTTTGGGGTTGGGTTTCAGCCTCACTTTCCTTTTGGGTGTCTGTGTCTTCTGTTGGAGTTGCTGTCTTTTGGCTTTCTGAAGGAGAGCCGCAGTTAACGCAGAACTTTGCTTCCTCAGATAACGGTGAGCCGCAGCTTTCACAAACTTTTGTTTCGGCTATTAATTGCGAGCCGCACTTTCCGCAGAACTTTGCCCCGTCCTCGTTTTCAAAACCGCATTTTTCACAGTTCATAAAATCACCTGTTGTTTTCTTAAAGTGAAGACGGTTCACTGGAATCCGTCTCTAGCGATAAGTTTTTTTTGAAAAATCTTAATTTTTCTGATTCAAAAAAAACCTTTTATAATATTAATTTGATAAATTGTCATTTATATTTTTTTCAGGGCTAGTTTTGCTATAGTTTTTAATGAGAATTTTGGTAAATTATGGCTCAAGAATGTAAGAAGTGGATGAATAGTAGCTTTCTATTTGATTTAAATAGTAAAAATTTATACTATCTTAAACATAACTTATACTATGAATAAAAACAGGTTGATAATTATTGGATTGGTAATTGTTATTATTGCTCTTTTAGTTGGTATAGCTATATCAGTGCTTGCACCAGCTAAAGAAGATGTGAAATTAACAATCATAAATAACGACACTATTTTCGAAGGGGACAGTATAAAAGTCAAATTAACAGATGTTAATGACACTCGAATAGCTAACGAAACAGTGAATATTACAATCACAGATGAAAACAGCACTACTAATAATTACTCTGTTGTTACCAATGAAAATGGAACTGGGGTGCTTAAATTAAATAAAAGTGCTGGAAATTACACTATTAATTGTACATTTAGTGGAAATGAGAATTATACTGGGAATAGTACTTTTCAAATGTTAAAAATAATTAAACAGATTAATCAACATTCGGGTAGTTCTTCTAGTCAAGGAGATAATCGTCCTGCTGTGGATTCTGAGGGGATTACTCAAGAAGAAGCTGACTATTATGGATGGTATTATACTCCTGACCATGGAGGCCATTATATAGGGCCTAATGATGCTTGGGATGATGAAGCTGGCGTGTATCATGATTGAAGTGAAAGAAATTTTTCAATATAATTGATTTATTTTAAAATCATGGTCTTATGGTATTAGTAAGAAGAATATCATCGTTTTATCACAGTCTATTTTCACATTTTTTTTGCATTTATGGTGATATTCTTAAGTTTTAATTTGGTTCCTTTTTAATTCAATTTTTATTTTATGATCATCAGTTTTTAATATAACTTTATATATAAATTGTATTAATCATGGAAAATTGTTTTCATTTTATAAAATTGTATTGAGCAGGTTTTAATATGTCAGAAAATAACTTACAAGTAGATTCATTTTATAAATACTTAATTTCTAATGGTTATTATTTTGATAAAGAATTAATTGAAAATTATTTGTTATCTTTGAAAGTTAAACCATTTGAGATTTTAACAGGAAATTCTGGGACCGGAAAAACAAAACTATCACAGTTATTCGCAAAGTTCATCAATCCTGAATTAATTACTATTGAGCCTCCTGAAGATTATGTGAAGGTTAAAGGAAACTTAAATTTTTCTTCATGGAGCAATATGGGATGGACTCTTGAAAAGAATTATTTTCGCGATTTTTTACCAATCAAAGAATTCGAATCAAAATGTGATTTAGTAGTTGATAATATTCCTGCTAAGGGAGGTATTAGCTTAACTATACAGTTAGAATATACAAGTTCAGTTTTGAAAGATCATTTGAAGAAACGATGTGATGAATTTGGCATTGAAAAATATTCTAAATTAGAGTTTCCTATAGATATTCTCATTAATGCGAAGGGCATTGAAAAAATCATGGATGATGAAATCCCAATTGAGGATTCAATCACAATAACACAAAATTCTAATAAATCTGCATATGAAGACTGCCAATGGAATATGGATCATGATTTTTTCCAACATTCTCCATTCAAAAAGGGTAAGGTCGATTGTAAAATTATTGTGGATGGAATTTGTTCTGATGCCAAACTTAGGGTTTTATCTAAATTATCTTTTTCTAGAAATGAAAAATTGCAGGATTATCTTAAAAAACATGATGGGGAAAAAGTTAAAATAGAACTAAAATTACATGACTTTAATTTTAAAGGTTTTAAACCAAAATGGAATTTTGTTGATTCTATTGATGTTAGATTGAATTTAGATGAAAATTATATTAAAAAATACATTATTGTCCCAGTTGGGGCTAATTGGACAGATAACACTAACATTCTAGGTTATTATAATGTAATCACCGAAGATTATAAATCAACTCCCGCTTATGAATTAATTAAAAAAGCGCAAAATGATCCTAGAAATCCGTATTTCCTAATTTTAGATGAAATGAACCTTTCACATGTGGAAAGGTATTTTGCAGACTTTTTATCATCTATTGAAAGCGGCGAAGAGATACCGTTATACGGCAATGATGAATCTTTAAAACTCCCGGATAATCTTTTTACAATTGGGACTGTCAATGTTGATGAGACAACATATATGTTCTCACCTAAGGTTCTTGACAGGGCAAATACAATAGAATTTGACACATTAACTGCTTGGGATTATATGGTGTCTGATTTAGATGATGATGATTTTAAAGGTGATATTGATTATCTGCAATCTCCATTAATCGATTCAAACATATCCAACTTAAACATCGAGGATTTAAAAGAAATATTGTCTGAAATCTCATATGGGGATGGCAATCTATGGAAGGAATTAGCTAATGAGCTTACTGCATTACAGGAAGAGCTTAAAGGGTCTAGTTTTGACTTTGGATTTAGGGTAATCAATGAAATATTAAGGTTCATGATTGTTGCTTGGAGATATGAAGAATCCCCTAGTGAATGGAACAATTGGCAACGTTACTTCGATGCTCAAATTAAGCAGAAAATCCTTCCTAAATTGCATGGGTCTGAAAAAGCCATAGGCAATGTCTTGACTAGCTTATTCAACCTTTGTTTGGAAGAGAGGAACAATAACGAAAACCCTAAAATCTTTGAAGTCAACAAAGAAAATTCCAGATATTATTCTTCAGCCTTAAAGCTTCAAAGCATGTCAAATGTGTTGTCAGACCAAAGGTATGTATCATTTATAAATTAAAGATTTAAATGATTGAGCAGAAAGTTATTATTCACCTGTCGGATGAGGATTCCAATGAAATTGGTCTTTTAAGCATCAGTTCAATCGATCCTAGGTCAGATGATGAGTCAGAGGAGAGGTTATCCTCATCAATGACTTTAGAAAACATTCCGATCGTTGATGAACCGGATAATATGACTCCAATTCAATACTGTCCAAATATTGGAGCTAATTTTGCCAAATTAATGTTTTTAGAAGAAACGGAATATCAGATATTATTTGAATCTGGGGATGTCAATGCAAGTTATGATGTTTTGCATTCGCTCATGAAAATGAATGAAAGCCATTTTAAACCATTCAGGTTTGATTTAGGTGATGACGATAAATTTAAAATTGCTGGAACTCTAAACTTCAGGAGTTACGTCGGCAAATCCTTTTTGGATGTAATGAAAGACAATATTAATTCAACCAAAATTCCAATTGAAGTCAGGTCTAAAAAGATAGATTATTTTACTCAATATTCTTCAATGATCGCTGATTTGTCACAGCATGCATTAAGCTTAATTTTTGAGCTTAATTCTCCATTATATCAGGAATTTGAAATAGATTACCGTGAAAAGGAGACATATTATGAAGATTTTATGTTTTTAGAGTATCTATTTAGGGACGATAACTTACCATCAATTTTTGAATATCTATCTGTAAACTTGCATTCGCAACTTAAAACCCATGTTGAAACGGTTCCGTTGTCATTAGCATCAAGCATCAATCAGAACACTTTAAAAAACATCATAACAAAGCCGGCGAACCTGTTTGAATCTGATGCGGATTTTGAAATTGTTGATAAATTGAAAGGGTATATTCCAAACGAAATTGACCAGATTAAACATGAGGATGTTATTGACATTCCGGAAAACAGGTTTTTCAAATACTTTTTAGGGTTAATAAGGGATTTGGTTGAAAAGTTACTTGAAAGCTCTAAAGAAGGCTACATTAAAGATAAGCTATTGTATTTCAGAGATGAAATTGACTACTATCTGTCAAGCAAATTCTTTAATCATATTTCAGCGATGGATTATGTTCCATTCAATTCACAGATTTTACAGAAAAAAGAAGGGTATAGGGAAATTTTCCACTACTTCTTAATGCTTGAATTTTCATTTAGATTGAGTTGGGATGAGATTAACAACCAATTCAAGGGTTTTGAGAAAAAATTATCTGAGCTATATGAATATTGGTGTTATTTCAAGCTATTGAAAGTATTAAATGACTTAAGTATTAAAAAAATCAGCTTTGAAGATGTTTTTAAAGTCAATAAAGATAACTGGTCAATAACCATTAAAAAAGGAGTTAATTCCGCTAAAAAGTTCAATATAAATATGGACGGTCATGATATCAACATTAAATTATTTTACAATTTGAAATTTTCAGATAATCCTCAATATAAGTCTTATTCACTTGCTTTTAGACCGGATTATACATTGTTGGTTACAATTGGGGAATATAAACATTATATTCATTTTGACGCTAAATATAGGTCTGAACTTGAAATCATTGATTTTTACGGTAAAATCGAATCAGACGCTGACGTGGATAGGGAAATTGACAAAAGAGACGAACTTGAAGAAAAAGAATATGTCTTTAAAGATGGCGATATATATAAAATGCATACTTATAAAGACTCTATTTTAAAGACTGAAGGAGCTTATGTCTTATATCCTGGAAGCAAAACAAAGAGATTCAGGGAATCTGATTTAGTCATTCCGTCAGTGGGTGCATTTTCTCTAACTCCTGGAAATGATGATGTTGAAGAGGATAATTTAGCCATTTTTATTAAAGAAGTCCTTAAGACTCTTCTTTATAATCATGGTTTGATAAATTATGAATGGATTAGTGTAAATTATTAAAATATATAACGTAAGCTGCCAAATAGTTAACCAAAGGAGCCAACTTATGAAAACTTTAAATGTCGTTGCAGCCATTATTAAAAAAGACAATAAAATCCTAGCAACTAAGCGTGGCTATGGCGAGTTCATCAACATGTGGGAGTTTCCGGGCGGAAAAATAGAAGGATCCGAAACCAAAGAGCAAGCCCTAATAAGAGAAATCAAAGAAGAGCTCGACTGCACAATCAAACCCACAAAGTTCGCTTTAAATTTAGAATATCAGTATCCAACTTTTTATCTTAAGATGAGCTGCTTTGAAGCAGAAATAACCCAAGGGACCCCAAAGATTATTGAGCACAACGACGCCAGATGGCTTACAAAAGACGAACTGGACGAGGTCAACTGGATTCCAGCTGACATTGAAATCGTCGATTACCTTAAAGAAACCATGGAGGATTAAGAATGCCCGACAACAGATTGCAACTAGCTAAAGACAAACTTGAAGAAC includes:
- a CDS encoding zinc-ribbon domain-containing protein; its protein translation is MNRLHFKKTTGDFMNCEKCGFENEDGAKFCGKCGSQLIAETKVCESCGSPLSEEAKFCVNCGSPSESQKTATPTEDTDTQKESEAETQPQKAEALSPEEIQNLPNSNQEVTKHMTKAFNEKNKSETELTAEEKEKLRLEYFKSIEKNPNMKNEIYDPKLVDINNKGVVTDKNDPNVLMTEALTYWAIAGGAVLFLIFLMFLRATIGYGLIGTAIFIFEMLTCGAIFVLVILNIGEFISALRSSRDSKFKLKSTTHVFPIVLLLAASIIFLGIQTTISLIIGFLVLGTIGFVCMLLWGR
- a CDS encoding McrB family protein, with amino-acid sequence MSENNLQVDSFYKYLISNGYYFDKELIENYLLSLKVKPFEILTGNSGTGKTKLSQLFAKFINPELITIEPPEDYVKVKGNLNFSSWSNMGWTLEKNYFRDFLPIKEFESKCDLVVDNIPAKGGISLTIQLEYTSSVLKDHLKKRCDEFGIEKYSKLEFPIDILINAKGIEKIMDDEIPIEDSITITQNSNKSAYEDCQWNMDHDFFQHSPFKKGKVDCKIIVDGICSDAKLRVLSKLSFSRNEKLQDYLKKHDGEKVKIELKLHDFNFKGFKPKWNFVDSIDVRLNLDENYIKKYIIVPVGANWTDNTNILGYYNVITEDYKSTPAYELIKKAQNDPRNPYFLILDEMNLSHVERYFADFLSSIESGEEIPLYGNDESLKLPDNLFTIGTVNVDETTYMFSPKVLDRANTIEFDTLTAWDYMVSDLDDDDFKGDIDYLQSPLIDSNISNLNIEDLKEILSEISYGDGNLWKELANELTALQEELKGSSFDFGFRVINEILRFMIVAWRYEESPSEWNNWQRYFDAQIKQKILPKLHGSEKAIGNVLTSLFNLCLEERNNNENPKIFEVNKENSRYYSSALKLQSMSNVLSDQRYVSFIN
- a CDS encoding DUF2357 domain-containing protein translates to MIEQKVIIHLSDEDSNEIGLLSISSIDPRSDDESEERLSSSMTLENIPIVDEPDNMTPIQYCPNIGANFAKLMFLEETEYQILFESGDVNASYDVLHSLMKMNESHFKPFRFDLGDDDKFKIAGTLNFRSYVGKSFLDVMKDNINSTKIPIEVRSKKIDYFTQYSSMIADLSQHALSLIFELNSPLYQEFEIDYREKETYYEDFMFLEYLFRDDNLPSIFEYLSVNLHSQLKTHVETVPLSLASSINQNTLKNIITKPANLFESDADFEIVDKLKGYIPNEIDQIKHEDVIDIPENRFFKYFLGLIRDLVEKLLESSKEGYIKDKLLYFRDEIDYYLSSKFFNHISAMDYVPFNSQILQKKEGYREIFHYFLMLEFSFRLSWDEINNQFKGFEKKLSELYEYWCYFKLLKVLNDLSIKKISFEDVFKVNKDNWSITIKKGVNSAKKFNINMDGHDINIKLFYNLKFSDNPQYKSYSLAFRPDYTLLVTIGEYKHYIHFDAKYRSELEIIDFYGKIESDADVDREIDKRDELEEKEYVFKDGDIYKMHTYKDSILKTEGAYVLYPGSKTKRFRESDLVIPSVGAFSLTPGNDDVEEDNLAIFIKEVLKTLLYNHGLINYEWISVNY
- a CDS encoding (deoxy)nucleoside triphosphate pyrophosphohydrolase, whose translation is MKTLNVVAAIIKKDNKILATKRGYGEFINMWEFPGGKIEGSETKEQALIREIKEELDCTIKPTKFALNLEYQYPTFYLKMSCFEAEITQGTPKIIEHNDARWLTKDELDEVNWIPADIEIVDYLKETMED